The following proteins come from a genomic window of Macadamia integrifolia cultivar HAES 741 chromosome 14, SCU_Mint_v3, whole genome shotgun sequence:
- the LOC122060706 gene encoding uncharacterized protein LOC122060706: MRKAFGKRALRDIIIKKDPDLLCIVEPMISVSDFPNLFFNKLGFHSDVIFNHRADRVSNLWILWKRNLRVPVVVSNSEQHITASMSWGAHRIQVTFVHASCFRAERRILWTLLAADSPLVPTPWAMMGDFNATLHSHEKRGPGNFSLGSAAEFGAMVDACSMSQVPSIGRKFTWTNNRCSGNVCSVLDRSFCNEEWLDSFQNCSQYVLQRIGSDHAPLLLMSEYSQRPQNCPFRFHRFWMDHDDFDRVVADSWSEWISGAPIYVLVNKLKKLKGVIRDWARSVFPHLDRALEEAKRDLAQIQEQIDIQGMDDQLFALEAEAKTTLIKVMENHEKMWAEKARIRWLKFGDRNSKFFHLSTKMRRNKNTIRSLKKQDGSMVDDPIQIGNYIVDFYENFHKVTPTVQHEELLDNIPLILNQVDHYHLGCPSW; the protein is encoded by the coding sequence atGCGAAAGGCGTTCGGTAAACGTGCCTTGAGGGACATTATAATTAAGAAGGACCCAGACCTTCTGTGCATTGTAGAGCCGATGATCTCTGTGAGTGATTTCCCGaatctattttttaataaattgggatttcaTAGCGATGTTATCTTTAATCATAGAGCAGATAGAGTCTCTAACCTGTGGATTCTTTGGAAGCGCAATCTGAGAGTGCCCGTGGTTGTCTCTAATTCAGAGCAACACATAACTGCCTCCATGTCTTGGGGGGCCCATCGAATACAGGTGACATTTGTGCATGCCAGCTGCTTCAGAGCAGAGAGAAGAATTTTATGGACGCTTTTGGCGGCTGATTCCCCTTTGGTTCCTACCCCGTGGGCGATGATGGGTGATTTCAACGCCACTCTTCACTCTCATGAAAAGCGAGGCCCAGGGAACTTTAGTCTAGGCTCTGCAGCGGAGTTTGGAGCCATGGTAGATGCTTGCTCCATGTCTCAGGTTCCCTCGATTGGTAGAAAATTCACTTGGACAAACAATCGATGCAGTGGAAATGTTTGTTCGGTTCTGGACAGAAGTTTCTGTAACGAAGAATGGCTTGACAGTTTTCAGAATTGTTCTCAATATGTTCTTCAACGTATTGGTTCTGATCATGCCCCATTGCTTCTTATGTCTGAATATAGTCAGAGGCCTCAGAATTGCCCATTTAGATTTCACCGATTCTGGATGGATCATGACGACTTCGATAGAGTGGTGGCGGATTCTTGGTCGGAATGGATTTCGGGAGCTCCTATCTATGTCCTTGTCAATAAGCTTAAAAAGCTTAAGGGTGTGATCAGAGACTGGGCAAGGTCTGTTTTTCCTCACCTGGATAGGGCGCTGGAAGAGGCAAAGAGGGATCTAGCTCAGATTCAGGAGCAGATTGATATACAAGGTATGGATGATCAGTTGTTTGCCTTGGAGGCTGAGGCTAAGACTACCCTGATTAAGGTCATGGAGAATCATGAAAAAATGTGGGCTGAAAAAGCAAGGATTAGATGGCTGAAATTTGGTGATAGAAACTCCAAATTCTTCCACCTTTCTACAAAAATGAGGAGGAATAAGAACACGATTAGATCACTTAAGAAGCAGGACGGCTCTATGGTTGATGATCCCATCCAAATAGGGAACTACATAGTTGATTTCTATGAGAATTTTCACAAAGTTACCCCGACTGTTCAGCATGAGGAATTACTGGATAACATTCCCTTGATCTTGAACCAAGTTGATCATTACCACTTGGGATGCCCTTCCTGGTGA
- the LOC122060430 gene encoding UPF0481 protein At3g47200-like: protein MASSKNAPLKTSEVTIEMPMGQEGYMLDPCKELMNIFGYKAQAGTSTSSAGAKTRPKIQEVPQIMRENEKNKINYFPKLVSIGPYHYGNRKLKEGQALKTRLVQEFSSNVQSKKKSLEAYFHSMEFGKVVSEAKNCYAMIPKAVYTDEAFKCLMFLDGCFVVYFIHCVVNKCKDVQMKNHHKAIITMDLFLLENQLPYTVLQALVNEFMPPEKNKDIAEFIKKQTGARGIKGRETNLYGLLPKYFQRVIDYWRGDKKDNTVKHHHLPLHLLDYLRTEFLITASSPPSDQPEKNFGGEMEWRSFRPVEELKAAGIHCKTSGSSSVKEIKFKPYKLMYGSLSLPAIVIDDSFKTKWLNMLAYEACTDFINDGGITSFICFMDSLIDRPEDVIHVKELREKGILQKSLGSDEHVGHLFNELATDLTPNPYEYRQVKRDIEKHFNRTWAVWFAEGLHTHLMSIDKLKPWTVPAFVATLLILFLTVVQTYFAAFPKGKK from the exons ATGGCCTCATCCAAGAATGCACCACTCAAGACTAGCGAGGTTACAATAGAAATGCCAATGGGTCAAGAAG GTTATATGCTAGACCCATGCAAGGAGTTGATGAATATCTTCGGGTACAAGGCTCAAGCAG GAACAAGTACCTCATCTGCAGGAGCGAAAACAAGACCTAAGATACAGGAGGTTCCACAAATTATGAGGGAGAATGAAAAGAACAAGATTAATTATTTTCCAAAACTAGTCTCCATTGGTCCATACCACTATGGCAACCGAAAGCTCAAGGAGGGGCAGGCCCTCAAGACTAGACTCGTTCAAGAATTCTCATCCAATGTACAGAGTAAAAAGAAAAGTCTCGAGGCTTATTTCCACTCAATGGAGTTCGGTAAGGTAGTCAGTGAGGCAAAAAACTGTTATGCCATGATTCCGAAGGCAGTGTACACTGATGAAGCATTCAAATGTTTGATGTTCTTAGATGGTTGCTTTGTGGTGTATTTCATTCATTGCGTTGTAAACAAGTGTAAGGATGTGCAGATGAAGAATCACCACAAAGCAATCATAACAATGGACTTGTTCTTGCTTGAGAATCAACTCCCATATACAGTTCTTCAAGCATTAGTAAATGAGTTCATGCCTcccgaaaaaaataaagatatcgCGGAGTTCATCAAAAAGCAAACTGGAGCCAGAGGCATTAAAGGAAGGGAAACAAATTTGTATGGACTGcttccaaaatattttcaaagggTTATAGATTATTGGCGTGGCGATAAAAAGGATAACACAGTCAAACACCATCACTTACCCCTTCATCTTCTCGACTATCTCCGGACAGAATTTCTTATCACTGCATCATCACCACCTAGTGATCAGCCTGAAAAAAATTTTGGAGGTGAAATGGAATGGCGGTCCTTCCGTCCAGTCGAAGAGCTCAAAGCTGCAGGGATCCATTGCAAGACCAGTGGGTCATCCTCTGTGAAGGAAATCAAATTCAAACCATACAAACTTATGTATGGATCGCTTTCTCTTCCAGCCATTGTCATTGATGACTCCTTCAAGACTAAGTGGTTAAACATGTTAGCATACGAAGCATGCACTGATTTCATAAATGATGGTGGCATCACTTCCTTCATATGTTTCATGGATTCGCTCATCGATCGTCCTGAAGATGTGATTCATGTGAAAGAGCTCCGAGAGAAAGGTATACTCCAAAAGTCACTTGGGAGTGACGAACATGTAGGTCATCTTTTCAATGAGTTGGCCACCGACTTGACACCAAACCCTTATGAGTATCGACAAGTTAAACGTGACATTGAGAAGCATTTCAACAGGACGTGGGCCGTTTGGTTTGCTGAGGGTCTCCACACACATTTGATGAGTATCGACAAGTTAAAACCCTGGACTGTGCCTGCCTTCGTAGCTACACTATTAATCCTCTTTCTCACTGTTGTTCAGACCTACTTTGCAGCCTTCCCTAAGGGTAAAAAATAA
- the LOC122061245 gene encoding putative disease resistance protein At3g14460, with protein MKLPDDLVVSLRCLRSLYLSDVPIKDLPNSIGDLKHLRYLNLSDTRIKDLPGSVCSLYNLQTLILKNCSELFQLPKDTTNLINLRNLSLVGCWHLASMPPEIGRLTCLQTLDRFVASKESGCGIGQLKNMMQLQGSLCIDRLEDVANVTDAMEANLKNKHYLRKLVLEWSCRSYLSDGIDEDVLGGLQPHANIEELRIDNYHGSKFPSWIGESSLSHLVKIEFFHCGHCKILPPLGQLPFLKYLIIDAIYGLENVGSEFCGDGNLLGFPSLEMLKLEDMKDLKVWKGAENGEFPCLHELIIMKCPKLTILPRFSSLQDLILDECHENILSLLPQMTSICSLKMSNFRKLTSLPGGFFHNLSALKELKIHHCYQLLTLQKVGLQDLKCLSHLEIWCCPKLMGLSEGLPTTLETLSVHVCSNLKSLPERLQSLTSLQELDIYKCPQLASFPSDRLPTMLKHLRISKCSNLNYLPMGLRDITALESLVIEGCHQIISLPKEGLPTSLHSLMIQECEILEKRCQEGGEDWVKISHIPRIDIGNF; from the coding sequence ATGAAACTCCCTGATGATCTGGTTGTGAGCTTGAGATGCTTACGTTCTTTATATTTGAGTGATGTTCCTATCAAGGACCTACCAAATTCAATTGGAGATTTGAAACATCTTAGGTACCTAAACCTGTCTGACACTAGAATTAAGGATTTACCTGGCTCAGTTTGCAGTCTCTACAATTTACAGACGTTGATACTTAAAAATTGCAGTGAGCTTTTTCAGTTGCCCAAAGACACAACGAACCTAATTAACTTAAGAAATCTCAGTTTAGTTGGATGCTGGCATCTTGCATCCATGCCTCCTGAAATTGGGAGATTGACTTGTCTGCAAACATTGGATAGGTTTGTTGCGAGTAAAGAATCTGGTTGTGGGATAGGACAGTTGAAGAACATGATGCAACTCCAAGGATCACTTTGTATTGATAGGCTTGAGGATGTAGCTAATGTAACTGATGCCATGGAGGCAAATTTGAAGAATAAGCATTACCTCCGTAAGTTGGTTTTGGAATGGAGCTGCAGAAGCTATTTGTCAGATGGAATAGATGAGGATGTACTTGGTGGCCTCCAGCCCCATGCCAACATTGAAGAACTGAGGATAGACAATTACCATGGATCTAAATTTCCAAGTTGGATCGGAGAATCGTCGCTCTCACATCTAGTGAAGATTGAATTCTTCCATTGTGGCCACTGCAAAATCCTCCCACCTCTTGGGCAACTACCATTCCTTAAATATCTCATTATCGATGCAATATATGGATTGGAAAATGTGGGTTCTGAATTTTGTGGTGATGGGAATTTACTTGGTTTTCCCTCATTGGAGATGCTAAAACTTGAAGACATGAAAGATTTGAAGGTATGGAAAGGAGCAGAGAATGGAGAGTTTCCTTGTCTTCATGAGCTTATCATTATGAAGTGTCCCAAGCTGACTATTCTTCCAAGGTTTTCCTCTCTCCAGGACTTAATTTTGGATGAATGCCATGAGAATATACTGAGCTTATTGCCTCAAATGACCTCTATTTGCTCCTTGAAGATGTCGAATTTTCGGAAGTTAACATCCCTACCTGGAGGCTTTTTTCATAATCTAAGTGCACTCAAAGAACTGAAAATCCATCATTGTTATCAGCTTTTGACATTGCAGAAGGTGGGTTTGCAAGACCTTAAATGTCTTTCCCACTTGGAAATTTGGTGCTGTCCTAAACTCATGGGCTTGTCAGAAGGGCTACCTACGACACTTGAAACTCTCTCTGTCCATGTATGTAGCAATCTCAAGTCCCTACCAGAGAGGCTACAAAGCCTGACATCTCTTCAGGAATTGGACATTTACAAGTGTCCACAACTGGCATCCTTCCCGTCAGATAGGCTACCAACAATGCTTAAACATTTAAGGATATCCAAATGTTCAAATCTCAACTACTTGCCTATGGGTTTACGTGACATAACTGCTCTTGAATCTTTGGTAATTGAAGGTTGTCATCAAATAATATCTTTGCCAAAGGAGGGGCTGCCGACCAGCCTCCATTCTTTAATGATCCAAGAATGTGAAATACTAGAGAAACGGTGTCAAGAAGGCGGTGAGGATTGGGTGAAAATATCTCATATTCCCCGTATTGACATTGGAAACTTTTGA